The proteins below come from a single Drosophila busckii strain San Diego stock center, stock number 13000-0081.31 chromosome X, ASM1175060v1, whole genome shotgun sequence genomic window:
- the LOC108606657 gene encoding pneumococcal serine-rich repeat protein isoform X1 produces the protein MKLSVSAYRAHASAHKKILSSGYHSQLNYGSTGAAAASSSSSAAAAAATASGLYTMETHEHGGKFPKDMARAMECNSDTDVISPTGTSSSGGGGGGGGGPDNSGGHHKRHHKGSSSSSAAAAAAAAAAMAHDDAHSSDSKSPSQRKSRIGDGASDPDSDWTRSNQRWMKLRTTVQISSAIQKKPPLKREDSFLKRFSTRQIPETQETVEDTGSESASGDVDKTVKRRRRYLQKRRSVVNPDENFYFYWLMMLTICVLYNLWTLIVRQSFPELQQAVPTFWLICDSMTDVVFILDIIVQLRTGYLEQGLMVYDDKKLACHYVHSREFIFDMMALIPLDLLQLKMGTHPLLRFTRFFKVYRSVRFYYIVESRTVWPNLWRVVNLIHILLILAHWFGCFYFLLSEAEGFQGDWVYPYRPGDYATLTRKYLGSLYWSTLTLTTIGDLPTPETNAEPNFSVDGPRSIPRRGIKSRLLQFGSSYGYIFTIVSYLIGVFIFATIVGQVGNVITNRNANRLEFERLLDGAKTYMRHHKVPGGMKRRVLRWYDYSWSRGRIQGGGDINTALGLLPDKLKTELALHVNLSVLKKVTIFQECQPEFLHDLVLKMKAYIFTPGDSICRKGEVAREMFIIADGILEVLSETGKVLTTMKAGDFFGEIGILNLDGLNKRTADVRSVGYSELFSLSREDVLAAMKDYPDAQEILQTLGRKRLMEVRCVNKKYAKAQSDKEAAAYAAAHPHHSHAHAHGHGHHHQVHQSDSSENSASKKIVDKLKHDVKGFRNVLKKSRTSRKSDESLEMQPLHITSPRGSKIMLKRMSRVRSDDKDADSAEAKDELHDKTPSPIGAGLPLLQRLRLLKEKQDREERAVKSTPPQKSPPHSHVTCTLSPQESIQEEPEREFNEGFPLIQRLQQLKIKNEPQSYATTGETGGLVMANAPANISSKVDTHAHFGTSAVTSAAVTSAGVSSAAGAAAQSLAVAQIKPIMKVSFKQKIQQLQAGGGGGAAAAPKESAASTGAIAKKEPPKSLAVVAKHAASSTLHVDPTAGSVGGLVGVASGGGGGGGALTASSSLPIATISKKVTKPYSKLSTPLQSDTDTDGTPIKPWSKLKLATLMSSSYTSLTNCSPDDLATPLKNYSLSNIPQQMETGGDTSRARHHSARSSHSPRHTHGHAHAHASGSSTCSSSAQSTLSTTRECLRLQKPPQEPLAAAEAETKEGARGRKFYQSVFDLSPEYCGLPFVKRLKILNERQKLAELEKALQTRSFSLDCSSTKSSNNIEVPITESLYRCYSDTSGIYSQFMSTYESTTSSASVSTNTSASASASASASDSNSKLPPQQLQLLEYMPLSPESNETVERRKLKSILKKMQKGEGSATDGNGNGASGGGGGDGDAQEEANTKAKSRGRGLLTEPTLEGYVARHSKLLKSVTFHSTLSSPPASAKEEGQFAAFSANVNAIASATSNLSSSTQSLSLANVTHGNGNGNGNGSVANLGIGIGSVNDNLATPTNSLRPLAEASVWSPTLALVTPTNSPQDSFPFEPQELSGVIAGVGNASTSASALASSSTTATASYVVECSSMSSSNKILSQNSEFHAQSTTSTDLNLNLQLRQNTTNSSASGGGQVPKLEGFPEAQDYFNQILSGINQVIKTHMNDMHSKFETQFSTMAGEVRRRDAIIAQLQLKLRAIEQKPTTSSTALMRRQRREKHSQISVDDDEPNEQDNSSSGSSAELLFMRGDSLDTVFTSSPPIQGRRSISPGPSRHHAASANALNCPSSYYSGPGALSTRHAQSHPSFYTPHGNGRQSSRGGYHDWEQRSMQAGIGGSGSGSAMMISDVTGNLTRLSDSVILDIGESSSSSSSSSKMNITGIDDDDEDEEAEDELSGAALVGNTAGTSSSSNDWEVQMLAAEMERQERKRGHSLSDNLGELRHCSSFLRRRRKYSDTETEYSETDQDERLAAAAVTGEQLSSTVSTSAAAATTTIVDEAAAASSGSNRPRASSLDQFNLRYGIGRGIFKAMSIDRDKDKL, from the exons ATGAAACTGAGCGTCAGCGCGTATCGGGCGCATGCATCCGCACACAAGAAGATCCTCTCCAGCGGCTATCATTCCCAGCTCAATTACGGCAGCACTGGCGCCGCCGCAGCATCCTCCTCCTCAtccgcggcagcagcagcggctacTGCATCGGGCCTATATACG aTGGAAACGCATGAGCATGGCGGCAAGTTTCCAAAGGATATGGCGCGTGCTATGGAGTGCAACAGCGATACGGATGTTATCAGCCCCACGGGCACCAGCAGTTcgggcggcggtggcggcggcggaggAGGACCAGACAACAGCGGTGGCCATCATAAGCGGCATcacaaaggcagcagctcctcctcggcagcagcggccgcagcagcggcagccgctATGGCTCACGATGATGCGCACTCATCGGACAGCAAGAGTCCCAGTCAGCG gAAATCGCGTATCGGAGATGGAGCTTCGGATCCAGATTCCGATTG GACGCGCTCGAATCAGCGCTGGATGAAGCTACGCACAACCGTGCAAATATCATCGGCCATACAGAAGAAACCACCGCTCAAACGCGAAGATTCATTCCTGAAGCGTTTCTCAACAAGACAAATACCCGAAACACAG gaAACTGTTGAGGATACGGGTTCAGAAAGTGCCTCTGGTGACGTCGATAAAACTGTTAAGCGCCGTCGTCGCTATCTGCAGAAACGACGCTCCGTTGTTAATCCAGATGAGAATTTTTACTTCTATTGGCTCATGATGTTAACTATATGTGTTCTATATAATCTATGGACCCTCATTGTGCGGCAGAGCTTTCCCGAACTGCAG CAAGCTGTGCCTACCTTTTGGCTTATCTGCGATTCAATGACAGATGTTGTATTTATCTTAGATATAATAGTTCAATTACGCACAGGCTATCTGGAGCAGGGTCTAAtg GTATACGATGATAAAAAACTCGCCTGCCACTATGTGCACTCGCGTGAGTTCATCTTTGATATGATGGCGCTAATACCATTGGACCTGCTCCAACTGAAGATGGGCACACATCCGCTTTTGCGTTTTACGCGCTTTTTTAAA GTATATCGATCTGTGAGATTTTATTACATTGTAGAGAGTAGAACCGTTTGGCCAAATTTATGGCGCGTTGTTAATCTTATTCATATCCTCTTAATATTGGCCCATTGGTTCGGTTGCTTCTATTTTTTGCTCTCCGAGGCGGAGGGCTTTCAG GGCGATTGGGTGTATCCGTATCGACCAGGTGACTATGCGACGCTGACGCGCAAATACTTGGGCAGCTTGTATTGgtcgacgctgacgctgacgacAATTGGAGATCTGCCTACGCCGGAAACGAATGCCGA ACCGAACTTTTCGGTGGACGGCCCCAGATCCATTCCAAGACGCGGCATTAAGTCTCGCCTGCTGCAGTTTGGCTCTAGTTATGG GTATATTTTTACAATCGTTAGCTATCTGATTGGTGTTTTTATCTTTGCGACTATTGTGGGCCAAGTGGGCAATGTGATAACAAATCGTAATGCAAATCGACTCGAGTTCGAGCGTCTACTCGATGGTGCCAAGACATACATGAGACATCACAAG GTGCCTGGTGGGATGAAGCGTCGCGTGCTGCGGTGGTACGACTACAGTTGGTCACGTGGTCGGATACAGGGTGGCGGTGATATAAACACCGCGCTGGGTCTGCTGCCCGACAAACTGAAAACCGAATTGGCCTTACACGTGAATCTGAGCGTGCTGAAGAAGGTGACCATATTCCAAGAGTGCCAGCCCGAGTTTCTGCACGATCTCGTGCTCAAAATGAAGGCGTACATCTTTACGCCGGGCGATTCGATATGCCGCAAGGGTGAAGTTGCTCGCGAAATGTTCATCATAGCCGATGGCATACTCGAGGTGCTCAGCGAGACGGGCAAGGTGCTGACCACAATGAAGGCTGGCGATTTTTTCGGAGAAATCGGCATACTCAATCTGGATGGACTAAACAA ACGCACTGCGGATGTGCGCTCGGTGGGCTACTCGGAGCTGTTCTCGTTGTCGCGCGAGGATGTGCTGGCTGCAATGAAGGACTATCCCGATGCGCAGGAGATTCTGCAGACGCTGGGACGCAAGCGACTCATGGAGGTGCGTTGCGTGaacaaaaagtatgcaaaggCGCAGAGCGACAAGGAGGCGGCGGCGTATGCAGCAGCTCATCCACATCATTCGCATGCGCATGCGCATGGGCATGGACACCATCATCAGGTGCATCAGAGCGACAGCAGCGAGAACAGTGCCTCCAAGAAGATTGTGGATAAGCTGAAGCATGACGTCAAAGGCTTTCGCAATGTGCTGAAGAAGTCCAG AACTTCACGCAAGAGCGACGAATCGCTGGAGATGCAGCCACTGCATATTACCTCACCACGTGGCAGCAAGATTATGCTGAAGCGCATGTCGCGCGTACGCTCCGACGACAAGGATGCGGACAGCGCCGAGGCCAAGGATGAGCTGCACGACAAGACGCCCAGTCCCATTGGTGCGGGTCTGCCGCTGCTACAGCGTCTGCGCCTGCTCAAGGAGAAGCAG GATCGCGAAGAGCGAGCTGTTAAGTCCACACCACCACAGAAATCTCCACCTCACTCACATGTAACGTGTACGTTATCGCCGCAGGAATCGATACAGGAGGAGCCCGAACGCGAGTTCAACGAAGGCTTTCCCCTGATCCAGCGACTCCAGcagctgaaaattaaaaacgagCCGCAGTCGTATGCGACGACCGGCGAAACCGGCGGCCTCGTCATG GCGAATGCACCGGCTAACATAAGCAGCAAGGTGGATACCCATGCGCACTTTGGAACTAGTGCGGTGACTAGTGCGGCAGTGACTAGTGCTGGCGTTAGTTCCGCAGCTGGTGCCGCTGCTCAGTCGCTGGCCGTGGCCCAGATCAAGCCCATTATGAAGGTTTCCTTCAAGCAGAAGATTCAGCAGCTTCAAGCTGGCGGTGGAGGTGGAGCAGCCGCTGCTCCGAAAGAGAGCGCTGCTTCCACGGGCGCCATTGCCAAGAAGGAGCCACCCAAGTCCTTGGCTGTGGTGGCCAAACATGCGGCAAGcagcacgttgcacgttgatCCCACAGCTGGTTCAGTTGGTGGGCTGGTGGGCGTTGctagtggtggtggtggtggcggtggtgcCTTGACAGCCAGCAGTAGTCTGCCCATTGCCACCATATCGAAGAAGGTAACAAAGCCATATTCGAAGCTGAGCACGCCGCTGCAGTCGGATACGGATACGGATGGCACGCCCATTAAGCCCTGGTCCAAGCTCAAGCTGGCCACGCTCATGTCCTCCAGCTACACCAGCCTGACCAACTGCTCGCCCGACGATCTGGCAACGCCGCTCAAAAACTACTCGCTCAGCAATATACCGCAGCAAATGGAAACGGGCGGCGACACCAGCCGCGCCAGACACCACAGCGCGCGCAGCTCGCACTCGCCGCGTCACACCCATGGGCACGCCCACGCGCATGCCTCCGGCTCGAGCACCTGCTCCTCCAGCGCGCAAAGCACGCTGAGCACCACGCGCGAGTGCCTGCGACTGCAGAAGCCGCCGCAAGAGCCGCTGGCTGCCGCCGAGGCGGAAACGAAGGAGGGCGCCCGCGGCCGGAAGTTCTATCAGAGCGTATTCGATCTGTCGCCGGAGTACTGCGGCCTGCCGTTCGTAAAGCGTCTGAAGATTCTCAACGAGCGCCAGAAGCTGGCCGAGCTGGAGAAGGCGCTGCAGACGCGCAGCTTCAGCCTCGACTGCTCCAGCACCAAGTCGAGCAACAACATCGAAGTGCCCATTACGGAGTCCTTGTATCGCTGCTATAGCGACACCTCTGGCATTTACTCGCAGTTCATGAGCACCTACGAGTCCACTACGAGTTCTGCCTCCGTTTCAACCAACACATCCGCCTCGGCTTCGGCATCGGCCTCCGCATCGGACAGCAATTCGAAGCTGCCTccgcagcagctacagctgctggaATACATGCCGCTGAGTCCGGAATCGAATGAAACAGTGGAGCGACGCAAGCTGAAGAGCATACTGAAGAAGATGCAGAAAGGAGAGGGCAGTGCGACTGATGGAAACGGAAATGGAGCTTCGGGTGGAGGAGGAGGAGATGGTGATGCCCAAGAGGAGGCGAACACCAAGGCAAAAAGCAGGGGGCGGGGGCTGTTGACGGAGCCAACCTTGGAAGGGTACGTGGCTAGGCACAGTAAGCTCTTGAAGAGTGTAACCTTCCATTCAACTCTTTCTAGCCCGCCCGCCAGTGCCAAAGAGGAAGGTCAGTTCGCTGCCTTCAGCGCAAACGTGAACGCGATCGCGAGCGCGACCTCGAATCTCAGTAGTAGTACCCAGAGCCTTAGTTTAGCCAACGTAACGCACGGTAACGGTAATGGTAATGGTAACGGTAGCGTCGCTAATCTCGGTATCGGCATCGGTAGTGTTAACGATAATCTGGCAACGCCAACGAATTCGCTGCGACCACTGGCAGAGGCGTCCGTCTGGTCGCCGACGTTGGCATTGGTAACGCCAACGAATTCGCCGCAAGATAGTTTCCCATTCGAGCCACAAGAACTGAGCGGCGTCATCGCTGGCGTTGGCAACGCCTCAACGTCGGCTTCGGCTTTGGCTTCGTCGtcaactacagcaacagcttcGTATGTGGTCGAATGCTCATCGATGTCCTCATCGAATAAGATACTCTCACAGAATAGCGAATTTCATGCACAATCCACAACATCCAcagatttgaatttgaatttgcagctCAGACAGAACACGACGAATTCGTCAGCATCTGGTGGCGGTCAAGTGCCAAAACTGGAAG GCTTTCCAGAGGCACAGGATTACTTCAATCAGATACTCAGCGGCATCAATCAGGTGATCAAGACGCACATGAACGACATGCACTCGAAGTTCGAGACACAGTTCTCCACCATGGCGGGCGAGGTGCGACGTCGCGACGCCATCATtgcccagctgcagctcaagctgcgcGCCATCGAGCAGAAGCCGACGACGTCGTCAACGGCGCTGATGCGACGCCAGAGGCGCGAGAAGCACTCACAGATATCCGTGGACGATGACGAGCCAAACGAGCAGGACAACAGCAGCTCCGGCTCATCAGCGGAGCTGCTCTTTATG cgtGGCGACTCGCTGGATACGGTGTTCACCTCCTCGCCGCCCATACAGGGCAGACGCAGCATATCGCCAGGTCCGAGTCGGCATCATGCTGCCTCCGCGAATGCGCTCAACTGTCCAAGCAGCTACTACAGTGGACCCGGCGCGCTTAGCACGCGTCATGCCCAAAGTCATCCGAGCTTCTACACGCCGCACGGCAATGGACGCCAGTCCAGTCGTGGTGGCTATCACGATTGGGAGCAGCGCAGCATGCAGGCGGGCAttggtggcagtggcagtggcagcgccaTGATGATCAGCGATGTAACTGGCAATCTGACGCGACTGTCGGACAGCGTGATACTCGATATAGGCGAGAGCTctagctccagcagcagctcgagcaaAATGAACATTACGGGCatcgatgacgacgacgaggacGAAGAGGCGGAGGATGAGCTGAGCGGCGCTGCCTTGGTGGGCAACACGGcgggcaccagcagcagcagcaacgactgGGAGGTGCAGATGCTCGCTGCCGAAATGGAGCGGCAGGAGCGCAAGCGCGGACACTCGCTCTCCGACAATCTGGGCGAACTGCgccactgcagcagctttctgcggcggcggcgcaagTACAGCGACACCGAAACCGAATACAGCGAGACGGACCAGGATGAGCGGCTAGCGGCGGCAGCTGTCACTGGGGAGCAGCTTAGCAGCACAGTCAGCAccagcgcagcagcggcaactacAACGATAGTGGATGAAGCGGCTGCTGCAAGTAGTGGCAGCAATAGACCGCGCGCCTCCAGCTTGGATCAGTTCAATCTGCGCTATGGCATCGGGCGTGGCATCTTTAAAGCAATGAGCATCGATCGTGATAAAGACAAGCTCTGA